Within Acinetobacter sp. LoGeW2-3, the genomic segment ATGCTTTCCAGACCTGCTTCAACCTCTGGATCGGCCTCTGCAACTTGTTCAGCATTTTTCTGATTATTCGCATAATCCCGCACATTTTGAGTGATCTTCATCGAACAGAATTTTGGACCACACATCGAACAGAAGTGTGCTGACTTATGTGCCTCTTTCGGCATAGTCTCATCATGCATGCTGCGCGCAGTATCCGGGTCCAGACTCAGGTTAAACTGATCTTCCCAACGGAACTCAAAACGGGCTTTAGATAGGGCATTGTCACGTGCCTGTGCGCCTGGATGACCTTTGGCTAAATCTGCGGCATGCGCGGCAATCTTGTAAGTGATGATGCCGTCTTTGACATCCTTCTTATTTGGCAGACCTAAGTGTTCTTTCGGCGTTACATAACACAGCATCGCCGTGCCATACCAGCCAATCATCGCTGCACCAATTGCAGAAGTAATATGATCATAACCTGGTGCGATATCAGTCGTTAAAGGTCCTAATGTATAGAACGGCGCTTCTTTACAGACTTCTAGTTGCAGATCCATATTTTCTTTAACCATGTGCATCGGTACATGGCCCGGGCCTTCAATCATCACTTGTACATCATGTTCCCAGGCACGATGTGTCAGTTCACCCAGCGTACGCAGCTCGGAGAATTGTGCCTCATCGTTAGCATCTTGAATACAACCCGGACGTAAGCCATCACCCAGACTGAAAGACACATCATAGGCTTTCATGATTTCGCAGATTTCATCGAAGTGGGTGTACAGGAAGTTTTCCTGATGATGCGCCAAGCACCACTGCGCCATGATTGAGCCACCACGCGACACGATACCAGTCAGACGATTCGCTGTGAGAGGTACATAACGTAGAAGTACACCAGCATGAATGGTGAAGTAATCCACGCCCTGTTCCGCTTGTTCAATCAGGGTATCTTTAAAGATTTCCCAGGTTAGGTCTTCAGCAACGCCATTCACTTTTTCTAGCGCTTGGTAAATCGGTACGGTACCAATTGGCACAGGCGAATTCCGGATAATCCACTCACGGGTTTCATGGATATTCTGGCCAGTCGACAGATCCATAATGGTGTCAGCACCCCAGCGGGTCGCCCAGGTCATTTTGGAAACTTCTTCTTCGATGGATGAACCCAGCGCCGAGTTACCAATATTGGCATTAATCTTCACCAGGAAATTACGACCGATAATCATCGGTTCACATTCTGGGTGGTTAATATTGGCTGGAATAATGGCGCGACCCGCTGCGACTTCCTGACGCACAAATTCAGGGGTAATTTCGGTCAGGTTTTTGGCACCGAAGTTTTGCCCGGTATGCTGGCGCATATCGACACCTTCACGCTGACGTAGGTTTTCACGAATCGCAATGTATTCCATTTCTGGCGTGATAATGCCTTGCTTGGCATAGTGCATCTGGCTGACATTGTGACCGTGTTTGGCACGACGAGGTTTTTGGATATGGGCAAAGCGGATATTAGCGGTACGGATATCACGTAAACGCTGACGACCAAATTCAGAACTTAGATCTTCCAGTACTTCGCTATCGCCACGCTGTTCAATCCAGCTTTCGCGTACATTTGGCAGACCTTTATTCAGGTCAATAGTGATTTCAGGGTCGGTATAGGCACCAGAGGTGTCATAAACCATTAAAGGCAGATTTTTTTCGCCGCCTAAGCCAGTCGGGGTATCCGTGAGGGATATTTCACGCATTGGCACCTGAATATCAGGGCGCGAACCTTGAATATAGACTTTGCGCGAAGCCGGTAAAATACGGGTGAGGTCTCGGGCTTCTTGCTCGTGATGAGCATCGGGAGAAGTAGAGCTGGAGAGATTCGTTAATTGGTTCATGGCAATGATCCTTAGAATGACATCAACGAATCAAGCACGACCAAAAACATGGGCGGATCTATCTTATAGATAGAAAAAGGGCTTTAAGTTTTTAGAGGCTTGATTCCTACGCAGGTCTTAACCTGATCAGGTTCAACGGTACTCACCATCAAATTGCACTCTAAAAGGCTATTTTGGTGATCTCAGCGAGTGATTACTCGCGCTCCGTCAAGCTAAGGCGATCATATAATAGTTGGGTGATAAAAAGTAGACGTAAACCGCGACTTTCCAGCGAAAATATGTAGCAAATATTTTAAGGTGATACTGCTGCTATAAGCAGACAGCATCCCTGAAGCAGTCTTTTTTATAATCTTTGGCTGGTATCTGAATTTCGGCGTAATGTGCAATCTGTTCCCAAGCCGAACGATTCTGAAATTCACCACCAAGGGCTTGGCTGCGCTGCTCTTCATTCATATCTAGAAATTGCAGGAAGCGTTGCGCCTTGGAGGAGATACTACCTTCATTTCCTTTAGATAGACTAATAATGGTTTCCAGGTGACTGTGATCTATCGCATAACGATCCCGATAGTCTTGGGAAATTGGGGCGCTCTGCATGCCATGAAACAGGAAGTAGGTATATTGTTGCAACAGATGCTCAGCATCCTTCTGGTAAGGACTTTGTGGGAAACGCTTAAGATAATCTTCCCAGTCCAGAATACGCGCAGCAATTTCAGCAGGCTCAATCATCAAGCGTTGTTGAGTAAATACAGGTTCAAGATTCTGCTGAGACAAGGTTTCAATAAAGGCACGTTCCGCTGCCGGAAAGTAGGGTGCAAAGATCCGGGCTAAATATTCAGGACTACGGCGATAAGTCAGTTGCTGATCGCCTTGCTCAACCACTTCGACATAAGCTTGTCCCTTATGTTTAAGCAGATACTGGTCACGAGCAGTCAGTTCAACAAAATGGCTTTGCTGAATAGTCGGATGTTGCGCCATTTCCAGTGCATATTGTTCGAAAGCATGTTGCTGGGCTGGGGTTCTTTCGACTTTTAGAAAGCGGGCATACATAGCATTGGCATGGCGCATCAGACTCTTTTGCTGTTTATGATCTAACAGTGGCAGACAGACCTTAAGGTTCTGATTGATTTGCTCAAGGGCAAAAGTCGTACGCTGATCATCAATTTCAGCCATTTGCTTCTCGATGTTCTGGCACATCATGCTGAAGTCTTGAGTCGAGGAGTTTTTCTTGGCACTAGTTTCAGCAGGCTCAATTTTGACCTGCGGCTCTTTAGGCTGCTGACAGGCAAGCGTCAGCAACAGCAGCAGGGCAAGACAGCTGGCAACTAGAATTGAGGAAAAACGTGTAGACACTATGATTCGATGCTCTGATATAAATAATGAATAACAGCCGGGAATGGGCTTATTGTATACATCTCGCGCCAACAGACTGTTTAGTATTGTGAAGCTGTTTGTTAAGCTGTTGTCATCGATTCAAAAATGTGAATCAATATGGGATAAATTCACTCATCTGAATTAAAAAAATTAATAAAAATCATACGTAAGTTTAGGAATATACAAGTAATATTTGTATCACTTTAAGATTCAAGCATTTGGCTATATTTTGTTATATATACAGATATAGCATTTAAGGATTCACATTATAAATGAAGATAAAATTCATCCTTAGTGCCAGCCTGTTGTGTTCGAGTTCTGCTGTATGGGCATTGGACTTGGTTGAGGCCTATGAACGTGCCAAACAGAATGATCCAAACTGGCAGGCCAATGTGCTGCAATATGAAGCCGATCAGCTGAATCTTGGAATTGCCAGCGGGAACCTGCTTCCAACCGTGAGCCTGTCTGGAAATGTCACTCGTAAAAACCAGTCGACTGATAATTCCGGGACACAAGGTTTGCCTGCTGAATTTGGGGAATTGCAGGGTTCGAGTACCACAACTCGTCAGATTGCTTTGACTGCTCGCCAACCTTTATTCCGCTGGGATGCTTGGCAGGGCTACAAGCAGGTTCAGACTTCAGTCCAGCTGAGTGAAGTTAATCTGCGCTTGCAAAAGCAACAGCATATCCTGCAGGTGGCAGAAGCTTATTTTAATGTGCTGCGTCAGCAATCTCTGACTGGTGCCTATTTGCAGGAAGAACAAGCACTGGCGGAACAGCTGCGCATGATGAATGCCAAACTCAAAGAAGGTTTAGTCGCGCGTAGTGATGTGAGCGAAGCCAATGCCCAGTATCAGAGTGCACAAGCGAATCGCATTGCCACACAAGTTCAATTGGTGTTGGCACAGGAACAGCTGGCGCAGTTAATTGGACCTTATCAGGATAATCTGGCAGTGCTACGCAATGATTTCCAGTTCCAGAAGCCTTTACCTGCCAATATCCAGTCCTGGACTGAGCTGGCACAAGGTCAGAATCTGGAAATTTTACAAGCTCGCTTACAGAAACGTTATTCTGAAGATGCTAAACGTGTTGAAGAAGCAGCGCGCTATCCACAAGTTGAAGCAGTGGCGACTTATGGTTATCTAAAACAGACACCGGAAACGGTTCTATCCTCCAATGGCGACTTTGATCAGGTCGGAGTAGAGATGAACTGGAACCTGTATAGCGGTGGACGTACCAGCAAGAATATTCAAAAGGCAGGGGTACTGGTAAAGCGTAGTGATGCCCAGCTGGATGCTGCCGTCCGTAAAGCCAATACGGATGTAAAGCAGTCTTACCTACAGGTAGAAACGGATGAGGCCAAACTGAATGCGCGTAAGGCGGCCATGGAATCCGCAGAAATTGTCTCTCAAGCCTCCCGGGCACAATATCAGGAAGGGCTTAAAGCTATGGTCGATGTGCTACTGGCACAGCGCAATGCCTTTTCTGCTAAAACTGACTACCTGAATGCAAAATATGATTATTTGATTCATGTGCTGCAATTGCAGGCTTCCGTAGGACAGCTCAATGAACAGCAGCTGGCAGAAATGAATGCTTGGTTGGTGGAGTATAGTCATAACTAAATTTGAAGTTTAATGGTTGATTAAAAAGCCTGCTTTTAGCAGGCTTTTATTTTTCCAAATTAAGATAAAATTAACGTGGATCTTTTTGTATTTTCTATAAAAGTAGATTTATAAGGCTGGGAAGGAAAAGCTTTTAAAGTCATAAAAATGATAACTGAGTCACAAATAATTATAATTTATTATCAAAAATCATACAAAAATATATATAATTGTTTAAATAGCAGACAATCTCCAATCCAAGAGTACAATGACTTTGATTTTTAATGGCGATGTTTTTAGTCGTTAATTTATAAGAAAAAGCTCATTAATTTTCTTCTTTTGTTTAAATTTATTGAAGATTGCCAGCCAAGTTTTTAGTAAATCATGACATTTTGAAGAGTAAATTTATGCTTATTGACGAAAGTAAAGGGGAAGCTTCTCGAATTTACTTCTCTGTACAGTTTAAGTTCGTCGCAGCTTTCATCGGCGCCTTTTTTTGGATGGTATTTTCAATATGGATCGCCCAAGACTGGATGCATGACCTGAGTGCTTATGTTGGTAAATTTTGGGCATTGTTTCTGATTTATGGGATCGCGATTATCCCGGGATTCATGAACTCATTTGCAGCCTTAAGCTTGATGATGGATCGGAGACCCCAGCGGGAACCTTTAGCTTCTTATCCCGGGATTAGCATGCTGGTTGCTGCTTATAATGAGGCAGCTTCAATTGAAGATACGCTGGTGAGTATTGGCCTGCAAAAGTACCCAGGCCCGCTACAAGTGATCGTCATCAATGATGGCTCTCAAGACAGTACCGCTGACATCGTCCGAAATGCCCAAGAAAAATATTCATGGTTAACCTTGCTGGATTTAAAGAAAAATGCAGGTAAAGCCAATGCGTTGAATCAAGGTTTGAAGCTGGCGAAACATGATTTGATTATTACCGTGGATGCGGATTCTTATTTACACCGTGTGGCTTTAACCAATATTGTTGAACGTTATAAGGCGGATCCACCGAATACCCGTGCTGTGGCCGGTAAAATTCTGGTGCGTAATTCTCGCGAGAACTTGCTAACCAAAATTCAGGAATGGGACTATTTTCTCGGTATTGCTGCCACCAAGCGTATGCAATCCTTATATCAGGGAACCCTAGTCGCTCAAGGTGCATTCTCGATTTATGACCGCCATGCCTTAATTGAAGTGGGTGGATGGCCTGAGTGTGTGGGTGAAGATATTGTCTTGACCTGGGCCTTATTAAAAGCAGGTTATCGAGTTGGACATTGTGAAGATGCCTGCCTGTTTACCAATGCCCCGACCACATTAAAAGTTTTTATAAAACAGCGTCAGCGCTGGGCACGCGGCATGATTGAAGCTTTTATTAAGCATCCTACAATTTTGATCAAACCAAGGTTATCGACATTTTTTATCCACTGGAACCTGTTTTTCCCTTGGCTGGATATTGCCTTTACCTTCGGCTTTATTCCAGGGGTTATCTTGGCATGTTTTGGGCATTACTGGATTGTCGGCATCATGACGTTGGTATTATTACCAATGGCATTTTTACTCGGGCTCCTAAATTACAGCATTGAACGTAGCATGTTTAATGATCTGGAGCTGAAAGTACGTAAAAACTTTGGTGGCTTTTTATTTTATGTACTGGCTTATAGTTTTGTATTGCAGCCCGCAAGTATCCTGGGTTATCTGGATGAAGTATTGAGAACACGAAAAACATGGGGAACAAAATAACATGACAAGACATCAAATCAGTTTATCTATTTTTGTTCCTTTGCTTATATCGATCACAAGTCCAAGTTGGGCAAATGATTCTACAGCTGAACAAGAGCAAAATGAGCATGCTGCCGGTACGGAGTTCTTTTTCAGTGAAGATAGTGAAGATTTTCAGACTGGTAAATTATCCGCAGAATTTCTCCCAAAATATGACGATGCGGATCATTATTTAGGTCTGCGTGCGAGTACTTATCGTTATAAAGCAAATGATTGGCATGCAGATGGGCAAAAGGTCGCTTTTATCGGACGTAAAATTGATACCGCCACAGCCAATGGTTGGGCGATGGAAGCAGGTGTCTTTCAGCAAAATGATCATACATTACTCACTTTTGATGGAAGTTACCGCACGCCTATTGCTGAAAAAACGGCACTAGAAGTTTTTGCGAATCGGGACTGGGTAGAAACCCGGTCTGCTTTAGAAAATGGCACTCATTTTACCTTTGCTGGTTTGGCTGTAGATCAGGGCTTAGGTGAGCATGTGACTGTCGTTGGTGTGGCGGGTTCACAGTTTTTTTCCGATGATAACCGACGTGATCATGGCCGCTTGAAACTGATTTATCAGCCTTCACTGGATTTAGGTCTGACCCTTCAGGCTCGTTACCGCATGTACCATAGTACTGAGGAAGATGTCGGTCGACAGTATTTCAATCCGGAAGATTATCAAGAATCCATGCTCGCTGTGGGGTGGCGCCAACGCTTTTCAGGCTGGACAGCCGGCCTGACAGCCGGGGTGGGGCGTGAAAAAATTAATGATATATCGAGTCAAGCGACTCGATTGTTTGAACTTAACCTGCAAAGTCCCGTTCGTGGCTCGCAATTTTTACGTATGAACGCTGGCTATAATCGTAGTGCGTCCTACTATGGACCAGATTATGACTACAGCTATGTTCGTGGTGAGTGGATAATGCAGTTTTAGAATTTGTACAAGTACAGATAATAAAGCGGTCTTAAAGACCGCTTTATTTTTGCAAATTCTTGATGCGAAAAATTAGCAGAACCTGCTAACTATGCGTTTCTTCCTCCGCATCATCCTCAAAAGTCTTGGCAATCTTTTCAATATTCAGACTTTTCGCCATCGCATCAAAGATTTCCTTATACACGCCGTCCTGATGATAAAGTTCATCATGCTCGCCATGCTCCGCAATAGCACCTTCTTTCATTACATAGGTGTAATCCGCATCAATAATCTGTGAAAGACTATGCGAGATAATAATCACAGTACGACCTTGCTTGATTTGATCCAGACTCTGCTTAATCTGCTCAGCC encodes:
- the thiC gene encoding phosphomethylpyrimidine synthase ThiC, with product MNQLTNLSSSTSPDAHHEQEARDLTRILPASRKVYIQGSRPDIQVPMREISLTDTPTGLGGEKNLPLMVYDTSGAYTDPEITIDLNKGLPNVRESWIEQRGDSEVLEDLSSEFGRQRLRDIRTANIRFAHIQKPRRAKHGHNVSQMHYAKQGIITPEMEYIAIRENLRQREGVDMRQHTGQNFGAKNLTEITPEFVRQEVAAGRAIIPANINHPECEPMIIGRNFLVKINANIGNSALGSSIEEEVSKMTWATRWGADTIMDLSTGQNIHETREWIIRNSPVPIGTVPIYQALEKVNGVAEDLTWEIFKDTLIEQAEQGVDYFTIHAGVLLRYVPLTANRLTGIVSRGGSIMAQWCLAHHQENFLYTHFDEICEIMKAYDVSFSLGDGLRPGCIQDANDEAQFSELRTLGELTHRAWEHDVQVMIEGPGHVPMHMVKENMDLQLEVCKEAPFYTLGPLTTDIAPGYDHITSAIGAAMIGWYGTAMLCYVTPKEHLGLPNKKDVKDGIITYKIAAHAADLAKGHPGAQARDNALSKARFEFRWEDQFNLSLDPDTARSMHDETMPKEAHKSAHFCSMCGPKFCSMKITQNVRDYANNQKNAEQVAEADPEVEAGLESMKTSFIESGRNLYHKV
- a CDS encoding TolC family outer membrane protein — translated: MKIKFILSASLLCSSSAVWALDLVEAYERAKQNDPNWQANVLQYEADQLNLGIASGNLLPTVSLSGNVTRKNQSTDNSGTQGLPAEFGELQGSSTTTRQIALTARQPLFRWDAWQGYKQVQTSVQLSEVNLRLQKQQHILQVAEAYFNVLRQQSLTGAYLQEEQALAEQLRMMNAKLKEGLVARSDVSEANAQYQSAQANRIATQVQLVLAQEQLAQLIGPYQDNLAVLRNDFQFQKPLPANIQSWTELAQGQNLEILQARLQKRYSEDAKRVEEAARYPQVEAVATYGYLKQTPETVLSSNGDFDQVGVEMNWNLYSGGRTSKNIQKAGVLVKRSDAQLDAAVRKANTDVKQSYLQVETDEAKLNARKAAMESAEIVSQASRAQYQEGLKAMVDVLLAQRNAFSAKTDYLNAKYDYLIHVLQLQASVGQLNEQQLAEMNAWLVEYSHN
- a CDS encoding glycosyltransferase, translating into MLIDESKGEASRIYFSVQFKFVAAFIGAFFWMVFSIWIAQDWMHDLSAYVGKFWALFLIYGIAIIPGFMNSFAALSLMMDRRPQREPLASYPGISMLVAAYNEAASIEDTLVSIGLQKYPGPLQVIVINDGSQDSTADIVRNAQEKYSWLTLLDLKKNAGKANALNQGLKLAKHDLIITVDADSYLHRVALTNIVERYKADPPNTRAVAGKILVRNSRENLLTKIQEWDYFLGIAATKRMQSLYQGTLVAQGAFSIYDRHALIEVGGWPECVGEDIVLTWALLKAGYRVGHCEDACLFTNAPTTLKVFIKQRQRWARGMIEAFIKHPTILIKPRLSTFFIHWNLFFPWLDIAFTFGFIPGVILACFGHYWIVGIMTLVLLPMAFLLGLLNYSIERSMFNDLELKVRKNFGGFLFYVLAYSFVLQPASILGYLDEVLRTRKTWGTK